The Ramlibacter algicola genome segment CATCGGCACCGACATGGTCCGCGCCGTGCGCCAGGACGTCCTGGACAAGATCATCGCCACCATCCCGGTCAAGCGGCTCGGCGAGCCGTCCGAGATCGCGTCGATCATCGCGTGGCTGGCGGGCGAGGAGAGCGGGTACACCACCGGCGCCGATTTCTCGATCAACGGCGGCATGCACATGCACTAGTGCTGAGCCGTCAACGGTTTCCGGGCCGGTTTAATTCCGGTTCCGGATGTCACAGTCGTCACGACATGAAGCCCGCGGGAACGCGGGCTTCATGCATTGTGGAGGGCTTGTTCCTGATGAGGACCCCCGAGCGCCGGCTGACAACGGGCGAGGGTCCCGACCCGCGAGTGACCCAAAGAAAAAGAATCCTGATCGTCGAAGACGATGCGTCGATCGGCGCGGCGTTGTCCGAGTACCTGCAGTCGCAGGGCTTCGCCACGACCGTGCTGATGAACGGCCTGCACGTGGAGCCCGAGGTGCGCCGGGCCGAACCGGCGCTGGTGCTGCTGGACGTCACCCTGCCGGGCCTGGACGGCCTCGAGGTGTGCCACCAGCTGCGCCGCTTTTCCGCCGTGCCGATCATCATGCTGAGCGCGCGCGACGAGGAGATCGACCGCGCGCTCGGCCTCGAGCTGGGCGCCGACGACTACGTGTGCAAGCCATTCGGCACGCGCGAGATCCTCGCCCGCATCAAGGCGCAATTGCGCCGCGCCGAGGGCCGCCTCGGCGCCAGCGTGTCGCAGCATGGGTTCCGCGTCGACGACGCGGGCCGGCGCATCGCGTTCGGCGAGGCCTGGCTGCCGCTCACGCCGCAGGAATATCGCCTGCTACGCAAGCTGCTGTCGCGCCCCGGCCACCTGTTCACGCGCGAGGACCTGCTCGATCCCGCCGACGATGGCTCGCGCGCGCCGAGCGACCGCGCCGTGGACAGCCACGTGAAGAACCTGCGGCGCAAGCTCGCGCCCGCGTGCGGGGACGCGGTGGCCATCGTTTCCGTCTACGGGGCCGGCTACCGACTCGAAGCCACGTCGCTCGCCACAGCCTGAGCGCGACCGCAGGATGAGCCGCGCCTGCGGCCTTCCTCCGCAATGCCTCCACGGTTGCTTCCAAGAATGGCCGACTTTGATCGACCAACGAGGAAGCAGACGATGCCCCTGAGCTTGCACGGGACCTGGCGCCATGCCCCCGCCACCGCCGCGATCACGGCGCTGATCACCGGTTGTGGCGGCGGTGGAGGCGGCGGGCCGGCCCAGCCGCCGTCCGCAGCAGCCACTGCCACGCCATCCGCCGCGGCGGTGCCCGCGTCGGTGTCGCAATCCCCGCAGGTCGCCGCCGTGCTGCGCCTCGACCCGCAGCTCCCCAGCTACGCGCCGACGCTGCCCGCGCACTTCGCGGGCGTCGGGGCGCTGGAGAACACGCCGGTCGGCACGGTGGAATCGCCGGTGGTCGCAACGCTCGGGCGTGTGCTGTTCTACGAGCGCCAGTTGAGCGTCAGTGGCGCGGTGTCGTGCGCCACCTGCCACAACCAGGCGACCGACTTCGGCGATGCGACTCGCTTTTCGCTGGGCGTCGACGGCCTCACCGGCAACCGACACGCCATGCGGCTGGCCAACGTGCGGTACTACCAGCCCGGCACGATGTTCTGGGACAAGCGAGCCGCCACCTTGCAGGAGCAGGTCACGCAGCCGGTGCAGAACCCGGTGGAGCAGGGCTTCGACGCCGCGCATGGCGGCCTCGCGGCGGCGACGCAGCGCCTGCAGCAGCTGCCGTACTACAGCGACCTGTTCACGGCGGCCTTCGGCGATCCCGCGATCAACGAGCAACGCGTGCAGCAGGCGCTGGCGCAGTTCGTGCGCGGCATCGTGTCGACGAACAGCCGATGGGACGAAGGCGCGGCGAAGGTGTTCGACGCGGCATTGC includes the following:
- a CDS encoding response regulator, encoding MRTPERRLTTGEGPDPRVTQRKRILIVEDDASIGAALSEYLQSQGFATTVLMNGLHVEPEVRRAEPALVLLDVTLPGLDGLEVCHQLRRFSAVPIIMLSARDEEIDRALGLELGADDYVCKPFGTREILARIKAQLRRAEGRLGASVSQHGFRVDDAGRRIAFGEAWLPLTPQEYRLLRKLLSRPGHLFTREDLLDPADDGSRAPSDRAVDSHVKNLRRKLAPACGDAVAIVSVYGAGYRLEATSLATA
- a CDS encoding cytochrome-c peroxidase; the protein is MPLSLHGTWRHAPATAAITALITGCGGGGGGGPAQPPSAAATATPSAAAVPASVSQSPQVAAVLRLDPQLPSYAPTLPAHFAGVGALENTPVGTVESPVVATLGRVLFYERQLSVSGAVSCATCHNQATDFGDATRFSLGVDGLTGNRHAMRLANVRYYQPGTMFWDKRAATLQEQVTQPVQNPVEQGFDAAHGGLAAATQRLQQLPYYSDLFTAAFGDPAINEQRVQQALAQFVRGIVSTNSRWDEGAAKVFDAALPDKGFNKPFPNFTEEENRGRFLFMAPRNEGGQNCAACHAPPTFALTNSGNNGLDAGEAIRFKSPSLKNVGHSGAFMHDGRFSSLEQVVEHYSSGVQDGPGLDGRLKNPDGTPARPNLSTEDKAALVAFLRTLSDPVLAVDPRFSDPFRTTDASASASVSADASASP